A single Colias croceus chromosome 10, ilColCroc2.1 DNA region contains:
- the LOC123695014 gene encoding uncharacterized protein LOC123695014 has translation MSVILNDAAIEEMLNDSGDEGDDGDELDADYFIQENPDCEGSSSSDDDEDSAEDNLPLSAQASWQKKPFNSKTLPEGAIREPVEILTPYEYFERYFNVELVEEMALTTNQYYMTNTGIQMKPPCSLLDIKKFFGIHAIATGQSSTL, from the coding sequence ATGTCTGTGATTTTGAATGATGCTGCAATTGAAGAGATGCTCAATGACTCTGGGGATGAGGGCGATGATGGTGACGAACTGGACGCGGACTACTTTATTCAAGAAAATCCCGACTGTGAAGGTTCCTCTTCATCTGATGACGATGAAGACAGTGCTGAAGATAACTTGCCTCTGAGTGCGCAAGCATCATGGCAGAAGAAGCCCTTTAATAGTAAAACTCTTCCAGAAGGTGCCATTCGTGAACCAGTTGAAATTCTTACCCCATACGAATATTTCGAGCGCTATTTCAATGTCGAGCTCGTGGAAGAGATGGCTTTGACCACCAATCAGTATTATATGACCAATACTGGTATACAAATGAAACCTCCTTGTTCTTTACTGGatataaagaagtttttcGGAATACATGCCATAGCCACTGGTCAGTCTTCGACACTCTGA